A genomic window from Parasteatoda tepidariorum isolate YZ-2023 chromosome 10, CAS_Ptep_4.0, whole genome shotgun sequence includes:
- the LOC107444391 gene encoding uncharacterized protein, with amino-acid sequence METNGMKPVTFDIRKEKRFQAKKRKLEALLNLFQEEDKSLTISNKKKTSTTLQEDYKTLKDELKKYTRKPDMEPGFYLTDTGYKSLLRLKDKKLSKNVKPLFVKDIYQVLLKSVIGHMSPYSNIKWSKLEQPQNIVKTVFLVIEGLPKKVVLQNRTSLSNLTEIFPFVFDIASSNLPFPQELTTLHKVTHFHIENGNSYSSMFPSKKSVQVKSDENLQKPSKVHLLLSPIQLVMENYPLPKSVFEYSKSDNYSYSKEKYVPVTANSPLFALDCEMCRTDKSNSELTRIAVVNENHEVVYHSLVKPKAKIIDYLTKFSGITKSMLSGVKTRLEDVQRELRAILPSDAILCGQSLNCDLHALKMIHPYVIDTSIIFNCSGIRHKKDSLKYLSMVHLNENIQGSKMGHSPVEDALATMKLVQLKLNNTISYGDLCIGDGIASNNVEKDIDIKFSGESKQCNEEENGVVISEKTDENENKEQLGMSNESQSSFFDLTSKYEKKVCLIGPEPILNFYGDNLPETIDKKTKFHKNKIIKETLNNMDNFNLTISHVEFNTNEESDWINELNELVKLVFDNCSARTMFMVFISGKDMINFQDIVSGMFMATVKKS; translated from the coding sequence ATGGAAACCAATGGAATGAAACCCGTCACTTTCgatattagaaaagaaaagagattTCAAGCAAAGAAAAGGAAACTGGAAGCCCTCCTTAACCTTTTTCAAGAGGAAGACAAATCTCTAACcatatcaaataaaaagaaaacctcTACCACTCTTCAAGAGGACTATAAAACTCTCAAAgacgaattgaaaaaatatacaagaaaaccAGACATGGAACCAGGCTTTTACCTTACAGATACTGGATATAAATCTCTGTtaagattaaaagataaaaagctGTCGAAAAATGTAAAGCCTTTATTTGTGAAAGATATCTATCAAGTTCTCCTTAAATCTGTTATTGGTCATATGTCACCTTATTCGAATATTAAATGGTCAAAATTAGAACAACCACAAAACATTGTTAAAACTGTCTTTTTAGTCATTGAAGGCCTTCCTAAAAAAGTTGTTCTACAGAATAGAACTTCTCTTTCAAACCTTACTGAAATTTTTCCCTTTGTATTTGATATTGCTTCTTCGAATTTACCGTTCCCTCAAGAGTTAACCACATTGCACAAAGTGACTCATTTTCACATAGAAAATGGAAATTCTTATTCTTCTATGTTCCCAAGTAAAAAGTCTGTTCAAGTTAAATCGGATGAGAATTTACAGAAACCTTCTAAAGTTCATTTGCTGCTCAGCCCAATTCAATTGGTAATGGAGAATTATCCTTTACCTAAAAGTGTGTTTGAATACTCTAAAAgtgataattattcttattcaaaGGAGAAATATGTTCCGGTTACTGCTAACTCTCCACTGTTTGCCTTGGATTGTGAAATGTGTCGTACTGATAAGTCCAATTCTGAACTAACTCGAATTGCTGTAGTTAATGAAAATCATGAAGTTGTTTATCACTCATTAGTTAAACCAAAAGCCAAAATTATTGATTACTTAACTAAATTTAGTGGTATTACAAAAAGTATGTTAAGTGGTGTTAAAACTAGATTGGAAGATGTTCAAAGAGAACTAAGAGCTATTCTGCCATCAGATGCAATCCTTTGTGGCCAGTCTTTGAATTGTGATTTGCACGCGCTTAAAATGATTCATCCATATGTTATAGACACtagcataatatttaattgtagtGGAATACGTCATAAAAAAGACTCATTGAAATATCTGTCAATGGTTcatctaaatgaaaatattcaggGCAGTAAAATGGGTCACAGTCCAGTCGAAGATGCTTTGGCGACTATGAAATTGGTTCAGTTAAAACTGAATAACACTATTAGTTATGGTGATCTCTGCATTGGTGATGGTATTGCTTCGAATAATGTAGAAAAAGATATTGATATTAAGTTTTCAGGAGAAAGTAAACAATGTAATGAGGAAGAAAATGGAGTAGTAATTAGTGAGAAAACAGAtgagaatgaaaataaagagcAACTTGGAATGTCTAATGAAAGTCAAAGTAGTTTCTTTGACTTGACCtctaaatatgagaaaaaagttTGCTTAATTGGCCCTGAACCAATCCTTAATTTTTATGGTGATAATTTGCCTGAGACAAtagacaaaaaaacaaaatttcataaaaataaaatcattaaagaaactttaaataatatggaTAACTTTAATCTAACAATAAGTCATGTTGAATTTAATACAAATGAAGAGTCTGattggataaatgaattaaatgagcTTGTTAAACTTGTATTTGATAATTGCTCTGCTAGAACTATGTTCATGGTATTTATTTCTGGTAAAGATATGATAAATTTCCAAGATATTGTTAGTGGAATGTTTATGGCTACTGTGAAAAAgagttaa